In a genomic window of Pelecanus crispus isolate bPelCri1 chromosome 1, bPelCri1.pri, whole genome shotgun sequence:
- the KCTD12 gene encoding BTB/POZ domain-containing protein KCTD12, with protein sequence MALADSARGLPNGGGVSPAAGSGAAGSGAAAAAAGGWSSFPEIVELNVGGQVYVTRRCTVVSVRDSLLWRMFSQQQPSELPRDSKGRFFLDRDGFLFRYILDYLRDLQLVLPEHFPERSRLQREAEYFQLPDLARRLAQARAAAAARPAALHRDGSLCADEPPPPPLLGYLEAEPLEGGGGGGGGAAASAPSPTASRSPSGGPLLTPSQSLDGAGGRRSGYITIGYRGSYTIGREAQADAKFRRVARITVCGKTALAKEVFGETLNESRDPDRPPERYTARYYLKFNFLEQAFDRLSEAGFRMAACSSTGTCAFAPEQGGPADDKIWTSYTEYVFCRD encoded by the coding sequence ATGGCCCTGGCCGACAGCGCCCGCGGGCTGCCCAACGGCGGCGGCGTCTCGCCGgcggcagggagcggggcggcggggagcggggcggcggcggcggcggcgggcggctggTCGTCCTTCCCGGAGATCGTGGAGCTGAACGTGGGCGGGCAGGTGTACGTGACGCGGCGCTGCACCGTGGTCTCGGTGCGCGACTCGCTGCTCTGGCGCATgttctcccagcagcagcccagcgaGCTGCCCCGGGACAGCAAGGGCCGCTTCTTCCTCGACCGCGACGGCTTCCTCTTCCGCTACATCCTGGACTACCTGCGGGacctgcagctggtgctgcccgAGCACTTCCCCGAGCGCAGCCGCCTGCAGCGGGAGGCCGAGTACTTCCAGCTGCCCGACCTGGCTCGCCGCCTGGCGCAGGctcgggccgccgccgccgcccgccccgccgccctgcaCCGCGACGGCTCGCTCTGCGCCGacgagccgccgccgccgccgctgctcgGCTACCTGGAGGCCGAGCcgctggaaggaggaggaggaggcggcggcggcgcggcggcctCCGCCCCGTCGCCCACCGCCAGCCGCAGCCCCTCGGGCGGGCCGCTGCTCACGCCCTCGCAGTCGCTcgacggggcgggcgggcgaCGCTCGGGCTACATCACCATCGGCTACCGGGGCTCCTACACTATCGGGCGGGAGGCGCAGGCCGACGCCAAGTTCCGGCGGGTGGCCCGCATCACCGTCTGCGGCAAGACGGCGCTGGCCAAGGAGGTCTTCGGGGAGACGCTGAACGAGAGCCGCGACCCCGACCGCCCTCCCGAGCGCTACACCGCCCGCTACTACCTCAAGTTCAACTTCCTCGAGCAAGCCTTCGACCGGCTCTCTGAGGCCGGCTTCCGCATGGCCGCCTGCTCCTCCACCGGCACCTGCGCCTTCGCCCCCGAGCAGGGCGGTCCCGCCGACGACAAGATCTGGACCAGCTACACCGAGTACGTCTTCTGCCGGGACTGA